The following coding sequences lie in one Treponema sp. OMZ 790 genomic window:
- the greA gene encoding transcription elongation factor GreA, translating to MSDIQKQLIEMLNEEKWTRAAIGNYTTKNFEDLYKLVSTAKKENVVDEIKEICDEHLTHTKNSIIALYISSIISLSNQLLDDSNVVSLIGIFTDNHRTQIVEYLCKKVLEYGESKFALRTLAECYKAAGSDELYDIWERLVKVDYDEAEIAKLLAEKYEKDGNAEKSTEYYKKALYRFINRKQINGVKEIWSKLVTLIPDEIDFFFRIQAKIASVMDNSRNSILMQDIYQYYRQNENWNICIDILKLILSYDEKDSWAREEITECFKNKYKDHSQLAECVKVSDLSQPWRPVFDAIADFEKHISFDMGSFVFHRTWGVGRIASIKDDDLVIDFAKKRGHSMSLKMGITALQTLDREHIWVLKSTINKETLAKKIKGDPEWALKIIIKSFDNNCDMKRVKQEIVPSLLTAGEWTSWNTKARKVLKENPMFGINPDNIDFYTVRERPIATEEKLSNEFKAQKNFFARIELLNAYDTSEVCDDESDTFREMLDYFEGFLKAFSQVNEQVVCAYILVKEFISDKQLISAVKQYNFAELYSRIEDPMEVYSQIKDKVSIKGQTLRQKFLKYIKNLIPNWEKEYIRLFPTVLSSEILEALIEADSTDDVKNLVKDCFENYRIYRNAVIWFFKNIQGEEWFKELGISLEQQLIVLIHILDITYREIASRRNTTENRKINHQVHTILFGKDELLQNFIIESDVDTITRLYTLIGDIKDLDPMTKMNIRAKIVEKHKDFKFFDIEEKSVTAHGLIVTAKMLDLKNKELIEIRDVKIPQNAKDIGFAISLGDLRENAEYKAAKEEQTRLSNALTRLQDELDRAQIFDPTTATAKKVYFGSRVKILNNLTNHEEEYTILGPWESDPANGIISYMSPLGNGLFNRKKGEEVEFEVNDEKRSYKIIDIAIADLK from the coding sequence GAATTTTGAAGATCTATATAAATTAGTATCTACGGCAAAAAAAGAAAATGTTGTGGATGAAATAAAAGAAATATGTGATGAACATTTAACACACACAAAAAACAGTATAATAGCCCTTTACATTTCGAGTATAATTTCTCTTTCAAATCAACTTTTGGATGATTCAAACGTTGTGAGCTTAATCGGGATATTTACCGATAACCACAGAACGCAAATAGTTGAATATCTTTGTAAAAAAGTTCTCGAATACGGAGAGTCTAAATTTGCACTCCGCACCTTGGCTGAATGTTATAAGGCTGCCGGAAGTGATGAACTTTACGATATCTGGGAACGCTTGGTTAAGGTTGACTATGATGAAGCCGAAATTGCCAAACTTTTAGCCGAAAAATACGAAAAAGACGGAAACGCCGAAAAATCAACCGAGTACTACAAAAAGGCCCTGTACCGTTTTATTAACCGTAAACAGATAAACGGAGTAAAAGAAATCTGGTCAAAACTCGTAACCCTAATACCCGATGAAATAGACTTTTTCTTCCGAATACAGGCTAAAATTGCATCCGTCATGGACAACAGCCGCAATTCCATCTTGATGCAGGATATTTATCAATATTACAGACAAAACGAAAACTGGAATATCTGTATAGATATCTTAAAGCTGATTCTTTCTTATGATGAAAAAGACAGCTGGGCAAGAGAAGAAATTACCGAGTGTTTTAAAAATAAATACAAGGATCACAGTCAGCTTGCGGAATGCGTTAAGGTTTCCGATTTAAGTCAGCCTTGGCGCCCCGTTTTTGATGCAATCGCAGATTTCGAAAAGCATATTTCATTTGATATGGGCTCCTTTGTATTCCACCGCACATGGGGTGTAGGACGCATTGCTTCGATAAAAGATGACGATTTGGTTATAGATTTTGCAAAAAAACGCGGCCACAGTATGAGCCTTAAAATGGGTATTACTGCTCTTCAAACCTTGGACAGAGAACACATTTGGGTATTAAAATCCACAATAAACAAAGAAACTCTTGCCAAGAAGATCAAGGGAGACCCCGAATGGGCTTTGAAGATTATAATAAAGAGTTTTGACAATAACTGCGATATGAAAAGAGTCAAGCAGGAAATTGTTCCGTCGCTTTTAACTGCCGGAGAATGGACGAGCTGGAATACGAAGGCCCGCAAAGTCTTAAAAGAAAATCCCATGTTCGGCATAAATCCCGATAATATCGATTTTTACACCGTACGCGAACGCCCGATTGCCACTGAAGAAAAATTATCAAACGAATTTAAGGCTCAAAAGAACTTTTTTGCCAGAATTGAACTTCTCAATGCTTATGACACCTCTGAAGTTTGCGATGATGAATCCGATACCTTCCGCGAGATGCTTGATTATTTTGAGGGCTTCCTAAAAGCCTTTAGTCAGGTAAACGAGCAGGTTGTCTGCGCCTACATTCTTGTTAAAGAATTTATTTCGGATAAACAGCTTATTTCGGCCGTAAAGCAATATAACTTTGCAGAACTTTACAGCCGCATCGAAGATCCGATGGAAGTATATTCTCAAATCAAGGATAAGGTTTCGATCAAAGGTCAAACCCTTCGCCAAAAGTTCTTAAAGTACATCAAAAACCTTATTCCGAATTGGGAAAAAGAATATATCAGACTTTTCCCGACTGTTTTATCTTCCGAAATACTGGAAGCTCTTATCGAAGCAGACTCTACCGATGATGTAAAGAATTTGGTAAAGGATTGTTTTGAGAACTACCGTATCTATAGAAATGCGGTTATCTGGTTCTTTAAAAATATTCAGGGAGAAGAATGGTTTAAAGAACTGGGCATAAGTTTGGAACAGCAGCTCATAGTACTTATCCATATTTTGGATATCACATACCGTGAAATTGCATCAAGAAGAAATACAACCGAAAACCGAAAAATCAATCATCAGGTACACACAATTCTATTCGGTAAGGATGAACTTTTACAAAACTTCATTATAGAAAGCGATGTAGATACCATAACAAGGCTTTATACCTTGATAGGAGATATTAAAGACCTCGATCCGATGACTAAGATGAATATTAGGGCTAAGATTGTTGAAAAACATAAGGACTTTAAATTCTTTGATATTGAAGAAAAAAGCGTTACGGCTCACGGCTTGATTGTTACGGCGAAAATGCTTGATCTTAAAAATAAAGAGCTTATCGAAATCAGGGATGTTAAAATTCCGCAAAATGCAAAGGATATCGGTTTTGCTATTTCTCTCGGAGACTTGCGTGAAAATGCCGAATACAAGGCTGCAAAAGAAGAACAAACCCGCCTAAGCAATGCTCTTACCCGCTTGCAGGATGAACTTGACAGGGCTCAAATATTTGATCCCACAACCGCTACTGCAAAGAAAGTTTACTTTGGAAGCCGTGTAAAAATTTTAAACAATTTGACAAATCACGAAGAAGAGTATACAATTTTAGGACCATGGGAATCTGATCCTGCTAACGGTATTATTTCTTATATGTCACCTTTAGGAAACGGATTATTTAACCGCAAAAAAGGAGAAGAGGTTGAATTTGAAGTTAACGATGAAAAAAGGAGTTATAAGATTATAGATATCGCCATTGCGGATTTAAAATAA
- a CDS encoding vWA domain-containing protein translates to MFKRILLCLFLFVLFTPGFTQNSPQTNAEIVILVDTSGTILPYYEDINNRVLAEINDKFVRKGDNVHVLSFNADARYEMSQKINSEKDMSRLVSRFLLLYQLGKSSDFLTGLQYARQYGSNLPETKEKILIIISDGIFNPPASSPYKNYSDDQIKNEIGLLAGGIRKKGWKVYYVKLPYPADAVIRNLDGEEFYNPGSGYAGTGAAGGSGMQGSGGSAGGSSSSGTSGSASGGGGYSGGSSGTSGTAQGGSGNAGTGQGSLTDVSQAFKDASGASNSELSKDKNDAFTINENSENLPLIDFPDDGLEAHGNKLAFSFGVTNNAEEDVELHLTHIVMDNGTDISKIPVDSQNTKIKSGEKNVLIKVSAVLPEEYKEGNYNLIMRLEFAEGKRVLPQVMETSLSVFPTGFGRLKDSNALWFILLAVLLLLLIIFLIVFFARRRSSSSYSNQVRYAGAGSQPNYQEEDKRYPHKLSEEDDHASRLNAFNSASNTSIYSENKNFAGDGSSIYSSDSLNRLAAQKQDDEALRRRVLAASFAAKQPRGTYMSPANFFETIEIKRNQSGMTEIYVLNQNRNIGRRNIHIMKPGTSLTLGGGKMDDFLIFLVPFPAHLAQVRYDGQDYHLAILKPKYFPYETSNIVNNCIGKTITIVSDKGYHVYFTFREYENPTEKLNGILTSIKYD, encoded by the coding sequence ATGTTTAAAAGAATTTTATTGTGTTTGTTTTTGTTTGTTCTTTTTACACCTGGCTTTACCCAAAACAGCCCGCAGACAAATGCCGAGATTGTGATACTGGTGGATACATCAGGCACTATTCTTCCCTACTACGAAGACATTAATAATCGTGTTTTGGCGGAAATTAACGACAAGTTTGTAAGGAAGGGCGATAACGTTCATGTTTTATCATTTAACGCTGATGCCCGTTACGAAATGTCGCAAAAAATCAACAGCGAAAAAGATATGTCGCGGCTTGTTTCCAGATTTTTGCTTTTGTACCAGCTTGGTAAAAGTTCGGACTTTTTGACAGGCCTTCAGTATGCCCGCCAATACGGCTCGAATTTACCGGAAACAAAAGAGAAAATACTGATTATAATTTCGGACGGTATTTTTAATCCTCCTGCATCAAGCCCGTATAAAAATTATTCGGATGATCAAATAAAAAATGAAATAGGTCTTCTCGCCGGAGGCATCAGAAAAAAGGGGTGGAAGGTCTATTATGTTAAACTTCCTTATCCTGCTGATGCCGTGATACGGAATTTAGACGGAGAAGAATTTTATAATCCCGGCAGCGGATATGCAGGAACCGGAGCCGCCGGCGGTTCGGGTATGCAGGGTTCAGGCGGTTCAGCAGGCGGAAGTTCATCCTCAGGAACTTCAGGTTCTGCTTCAGGCGGAGGAGGATATTCCGGAGGAAGCTCGGGTACTTCAGGTACAGCTCAGGGCGGTTCAGGCAATGCCGGAACAGGACAGGGAAGTTTAACCGATGTTTCGCAGGCATTTAAAGATGCTTCCGGGGCTTCAAACAGTGAGCTTTCTAAAGATAAAAACGATGCATTTACAATTAACGAAAATTCGGAAAATCTGCCCTTAATAGATTTCCCTGATGACGGCCTTGAAGCTCATGGTAATAAACTTGCTTTTTCGTTTGGTGTAACTAATAACGCTGAAGAAGATGTAGAACTTCATTTGACCCATATAGTCATGGACAACGGGACCGATATAAGCAAAATACCGGTCGATTCGCAAAATACGAAGATAAAATCAGGCGAAAAAAATGTGTTGATAAAGGTTTCGGCTGTTCTTCCTGAAGAATATAAAGAAGGCAATTATAATTTGATTATGCGTCTTGAATTTGCTGAAGGAAAGAGAGTTTTGCCTCAGGTTATGGAAACGTCATTATCGGTCTTCCCTACAGGTTTTGGAAGGCTCAAAGATTCCAATGCGCTTTGGTTTATTCTTCTTGCCGTTTTACTGCTTTTGCTTATCATATTCTTGATTGTGTTCTTTGCAAGGAGACGGAGCTCAAGTTCTTATTCCAACCAAGTCCGCTATGCCGGGGCAGGAAGTCAGCCCAATTATCAGGAAGAGGATAAAAGATATCCCCATAAACTTTCGGAAGAAGATGACCATGCGAGCCGTTTAAATGCCTTTAATTCTGCATCAAATACTTCAATCTATTCCGAAAATAAAAACTTTGCAGGAGACGGAAGTTCAATATATTCGTCCGATAGTTTGAATCGGCTTGCGGCTCAAAAGCAAGATGATGAAGCTCTTCGCAGACGCGTTTTAGCGGCTTCATTTGCTGCTAAACAGCCTCGCGGCACATACATGTCGCCGGCAAACTTTTTTGAAACAATCGAAATAAAGCGTAATCAATCGGGCATGACCGAAATTTATGTTTTAAACCAAAACCGAAATATCGGAAGACGGAACATTCATATCATGAAGCCCGGTACCAGTTTAACGCTGGGCGGCGGAAAGATGGATGACTTTTTAATCTTCTTGGTTCCTTTCCCCGCTCATTTGGCTCAAGTCCGTTATGACGGACAGGATTATCATTTGGCTATTCTTAAACCCAAGTATTTCCCCTATGAAACATCAAATATAGTTAATAACTGTATCGGTAAAACTATTACTATTGTTTCTGATAAGGGCTATCATGTTTACTTTACCTTTAGAGAATATGAAAACCCGACAGAAAAGCTAAACGGTATTTTAACATCAATCAAATATGATTAA
- a CDS encoding ankyrin repeat domain-containing protein has translation MKNIILKTQKIFVPALFLILIAANFMSCKTAPVEKEESLIDLIKAGKAEELQERLNSSAANMKDTDGNSLLHIAAIQNNPIIVRFLINMDADIEAQNAEGMTPLGAALNNGAYDAVKVLVEYNANIFAQDNNKEKPFYIACKNNVPNLIFTAQTLKQKDENQDTALHLAVKAIDTKLTEQILEVEKPETKHNKEGLSPLGIAYKNYDLEESAEIASMLLLAGIQPMGKDFAEFETASLARNYSMRFGDGETLLHIFARKGYTGFLKFLVKNKVPIDVKDLSSSTALQEAVYNGNIEAAMLLLQAGADPNSRNSSGNTALHLVMPEASRSKLFTRLITAGANPNLKDNYGETPLHVAARIGMNDDILDQLLKAGADINERNKKGQTPLILAIERNQVQQVDFLINHGADIHAEDKSGESAFVHAVSMGLPMVSHVVTEKNSMERDSTGSTPLHLAVSRRASSDIIYYLVEKKSLINTRNKLGNTPLHIAAEKNYREAGEILIANNADIFYANLNGDSPLKFAMTLRDGREDWMINSHTIGAKDGAGNTPLHLVSEWQISSMIHYLVDKGADINARNANNETPLFNAVKADNPGTIKALLEEGGAKKADIDARDFLGNTILHAAVRWSAYKAADFILNKNTEEYVKLLNAKNLAGKTVLHEAAKQGEMKFINIFLRAGVDVNAADETGRAPLSEAVLANQTEAIDLLLRNGASPVQQDMYGRTPLHEAVEISHESIMLVRSAGGNPLARDAYGKTPFILALDKNIKTVDLVLGNNSLLTDTDGDTPLHIAVKETVNLDIFQRIIKKGYPINKRNKNGETAVLLAIQNNQKENARTLLTAGADPFIVNNKGASAITEIFTNRSDFIPIAAEFSIKQTDTLGDGMLHYAAKYADEKTVKDLLALPGINLNVKNTAGETPYQVAVRWNRPEIAALLKTE, from the coding sequence ATGAAAAATATTATTCTCAAAACACAAAAGATATTTGTACCTGCGCTTTTTTTAATTTTAATTGCCGCAAATTTTATGTCGTGTAAAACGGCTCCGGTAGAAAAAGAAGAATCGCTCATCGATCTTATAAAAGCAGGAAAGGCCGAAGAACTGCAGGAAAGACTGAACAGTTCTGCAGCAAATATGAAAGATACGGACGGCAACAGCCTCTTACATATTGCTGCAATTCAAAACAATCCTATAATCGTGCGCTTTTTAATAAACATGGACGCCGATATTGAAGCACAAAATGCCGAGGGCATGACTCCTCTCGGAGCGGCTTTAAATAACGGGGCCTATGATGCGGTCAAGGTTTTAGTTGAATACAATGCGAATATATTTGCTCAAGATAATAACAAAGAAAAACCTTTTTATATAGCATGTAAAAACAATGTTCCCAACTTGATTTTTACGGCTCAAACCTTAAAACAAAAGGATGAAAATCAGGACACGGCCTTACACTTGGCCGTAAAAGCAATAGATACAAAACTTACAGAGCAAATTTTAGAAGTCGAAAAACCTGAAACCAAGCATAATAAAGAGGGTTTGAGCCCTCTCGGTATCGCCTATAAAAACTACGATTTGGAAGAATCGGCAGAAATAGCCTCCATGCTTTTACTTGCCGGCATACAGCCAATGGGTAAAGATTTTGCCGAATTTGAAACAGCCTCCCTCGCCCGAAACTACTCAATGCGCTTTGGAGACGGCGAAACCCTGCTGCATATTTTTGCAAGAAAAGGGTATACCGGATTTTTAAAATTCTTGGTTAAAAATAAGGTTCCAATCGACGTAAAAGACCTCTCAAGTTCAACAGCCCTTCAAGAAGCCGTTTACAACGGAAATATCGAAGCTGCCATGCTGCTCTTACAAGCCGGAGCCGATCCCAACAGCCGAAACTCCTCAGGAAACACAGCTTTGCATTTGGTTATGCCTGAAGCTTCCCGTTCAAAATTATTTACAAGGCTGATTACCGCAGGAGCCAACCCCAATCTTAAAGATAACTATGGGGAAACACCTCTCCATGTTGCTGCAAGAATCGGTATGAATGACGACATCCTAGATCAGCTTCTAAAAGCCGGAGCCGACATAAATGAAAGAAATAAAAAAGGTCAAACGCCTCTCATTTTAGCCATCGAAAGGAACCAAGTACAGCAAGTGGATTTTTTGATAAATCATGGAGCTGATATTCACGCTGAAGACAAATCGGGAGAATCAGCCTTTGTTCACGCCGTAAGCATGGGATTGCCCATGGTCTCGCATGTAGTAACCGAAAAAAACAGCATGGAAAGAGATTCAACCGGATCCACACCTCTCCATTTAGCGGTAAGCCGAAGGGCAAGCAGCGACATTATCTATTATCTTGTAGAAAAAAAGAGCTTAATAAATACACGCAACAAGCTGGGTAACACTCCGCTCCATATAGCCGCCGAAAAAAACTATCGCGAAGCCGGCGAAATATTGATAGCAAATAACGCCGATATATTCTATGCAAACCTAAACGGCGATAGTCCGCTAAAATTTGCAATGACCTTGAGAGACGGAAGAGAAGATTGGATGATAAACTCCCACACAATAGGAGCTAAGGATGGAGCCGGGAATACGCCGCTCCATCTTGTTTCTGAATGGCAGATTTCTTCAATGATACACTACTTGGTTGATAAGGGAGCAGATATAAATGCAAGAAATGCAAATAACGAGACGCCCCTTTTTAATGCTGTAAAGGCAGATAATCCCGGCACCATAAAAGCCTTGCTCGAAGAAGGCGGAGCTAAAAAAGCCGACATAGATGCAAGAGATTTTTTAGGAAACACTATCCTTCATGCCGCAGTAAGGTGGTCGGCATATAAAGCGGCCGATTTTATTTTAAACAAGAATACTGAAGAATATGTAAAACTTTTAAATGCAAAAAATCTTGCAGGAAAAACCGTTTTACACGAGGCCGCCAAACAGGGCGAAATGAAATTTATCAACATATTTTTAAGAGCCGGAGTTGATGTAAACGCCGCCGATGAAACGGGAAGAGCTCCGCTCTCCGAAGCTGTTCTTGCAAACCAGACCGAAGCTATCGACTTATTGTTGAGAAATGGAGCATCTCCGGTTCAACAGGATATGTACGGAAGAACCCCCCTCCACGAAGCCGTAGAAATTTCGCATGAAAGTATAATGCTTGTGCGGAGCGCCGGAGGAAATCCCTTGGCCAGAGACGCTTACGGAAAAACGCCATTTATTCTGGCTCTGGATAAAAATATAAAAACCGTTGACCTCGTGCTCGGTAATAACAGCCTTTTAACCGATACCGACGGCGATACTCCATTACACATAGCCGTAAAGGAAACCGTAAACCTTGATATTTTTCAGAGAATTATAAAAAAAGGCTATCCTATAAACAAGAGAAACAAAAACGGTGAAACGGCCGTTTTACTTGCAATTCAAAATAACCAAAAAGAAAACGCAAGGACTCTTTTAACTGCAGGCGCTGATCCTTTTATCGTAAACAATAAGGGGGCTTCGGCCATAACGGAAATTTTTACGAACCGCTCCGACTTTATCCCGATAGCAGCGGAATTCTCCATAAAACAGACCGATACACTCGGCGACGGAATGCTGCACTATGCAGCCAAATATGCGGATGAAAAAACCGTAAAAGACCTGTTGGCTCTTCCCGGCATAAACCTCAACGTAAAAAATACGGCAGGGGAAACGCCTTACCAGGTTGCCGTCAGATGGAACAGACCCGAAATAGCCGCACTATTAAAAACGGAATAA
- a CDS encoding histidinol-phosphate transaminase: protein MEHGGVLSYKKRDKVLIDFSSNINPLMAPKSLKKALSASFDNLLVYPDIRYRSLKKITAKYLKCGCENIVLGNGAVEIIDNFCFLFKRVIVFTPSFSEYGLRALVHKKPLIEIPFLSDFSIDIAWLEKNLKTGDLLILGNPNNPTGLRIEKTELLQIYNLVKKADAFLLLDEAFYEFCSPDYDSISLFKKDGYKNVCIIRAATKFFALPGIRLGYACTAPETVSALSKIEIAWHINAFAEAAAPAIFFDKDFIKKSKVYIQKERAFLLENIEKYGTSGKIKLQAYKSQCNFVLLKVLNAKDEDALKFFEKKGILIRTCRSFKSLGCNHIRIAVRSHKDNCKFIKAISSKKSK from the coding sequence TTGGAACACGGCGGGGTTTTGTCTTATAAAAAAAGGGACAAGGTTTTAATCGATTTTAGCAGCAATATCAATCCTCTCATGGCACCTAAGAGCTTAAAAAAGGCTTTAAGTGCGTCTTTTGACAATCTCTTGGTTTATCCGGATATTCGGTACCGTTCCTTAAAAAAGATCACGGCTAAGTACTTAAAATGCGGGTGTGAAAATATTGTTTTGGGGAACGGGGCTGTAGAAATAATCGATAACTTTTGTTTTCTTTTTAAGAGGGTTATCGTTTTTACCCCTTCCTTTTCGGAATACGGATTGAGAGCTCTTGTTCATAAAAAGCCGTTAATTGAAATTCCTTTTCTTTCAGATTTTTCTATCGATATTGCATGGCTTGAAAAAAACTTGAAGACCGGCGATCTTCTCATCTTGGGAAACCCGAATAATCCTACCGGTTTGCGCATTGAAAAGACCGAGCTTTTGCAAATTTATAATCTTGTAAAAAAGGCAGATGCATTTTTACTTTTGGATGAGGCCTTTTACGAGTTTTGTTCGCCCGATTACGACAGCATAAGTCTTTTTAAAAAAGACGGCTATAAGAATGTCTGTATAATCCGGGCTGCAACCAAATTTTTTGCGCTTCCGGGAATCCGGCTGGGCTATGCCTGTACCGCGCCTGAGACGGTTTCGGCTCTTTCTAAGATTGAAATAGCCTGGCACATAAACGCCTTTGCCGAGGCTGCCGCCCCTGCAATCTTTTTTGATAAGGATTTTATAAAAAAGAGCAAGGTCTATATTCAAAAAGAAAGAGCTTTTTTGCTCGAAAATATCGAAAAATACGGCACAAGCGGTAAGATAAAATTACAAGCCTATAAAAGTCAATGCAACTTTGTTCTTCTTAAAGTTTTAAATGCAAAAGATGAAGATGCTTTGAAGTTTTTTGAAAAAAAAGGCATTTTGATAAGAACTTGCAGAAGTTTTAAAAGCCTTGGGTGTAATCATATCAGGATTGCAGTCCGCTCCCATAAAGATAATTGTAAATTTATTAAGGCAATTAGCTCTAAAAAGTCAAAATAA
- the flhF gene encoding flagellar biosynthesis protein FlhF has translation MGTGGIKFIMETFVEEAPTYEKCIQKIQEKYGPNIMITRREVKRNEGFFSFFNKETIRLSFNIQNEAFVPKFSGNEEESKSQPLVSPLKSRSRINLEEERLKIIKLAASQSEEMAEKMMPYIEKLENQTSSPSKSNIESKELKNLAETVERLVEEIKQKTSPSQEHENIAKISALLEENDFTAKYIRTIKEKISKNLSLSELDDFEIVQKKVLEWIAASIQIKPEVSNKENSNKEQNLIALVGPTGIGKTTTLAKLAAYYILAVSKLEGRPLDVRVITIDQYRIGAAFQIKKYCEHMGIPLIIANDPVDLHKYLDLYKDSADIICIDTTGRSPTDPEKIHEMQKYFDEIEPGRIETHLVVSAVTKAADIHEIIKQYSVFNFSSLIVTKLDETAHVGSIISILDEYKIPVAYITEGQTVPKDIAKASKIIFLRKLKGFSLDYINDNFDDEISIVWS, from the coding sequence ATGGGTACGGGTGGTATAAAGTTTATTATGGAAACATTTGTCGAAGAAGCTCCAACATACGAAAAATGCATTCAAAAAATTCAAGAAAAGTACGGGCCGAACATAATGATTACTCGGCGTGAAGTAAAAAGAAATGAAGGCTTCTTTAGTTTTTTTAACAAGGAAACGATAAGGTTAAGTTTTAATATTCAAAACGAAGCCTTTGTTCCGAAATTCTCAGGTAATGAAGAAGAAAGTAAATCTCAACCGCTTGTTTCACCCCTCAAAAGCCGTTCCCGCATAAACCTCGAAGAAGAACGCTTAAAGATAATAAAACTTGCGGCATCTCAATCCGAAGAAATGGCCGAAAAAATGATGCCCTATATCGAAAAGCTTGAAAATCAAACTTCTTCGCCCTCAAAAAGCAATATCGAATCTAAAGAACTTAAAAACCTTGCAGAAACCGTCGAAAGGCTTGTCGAAGAAATAAAACAAAAAACATCTCCTTCGCAAGAACATGAAAACATAGCAAAAATATCGGCTCTTTTGGAAGAAAATGATTTTACCGCTAAATATATACGAACCATAAAAGAAAAAATATCCAAAAATTTGAGCTTATCCGAATTGGACGATTTTGAAATCGTACAAAAAAAAGTGCTCGAATGGATAGCTGCTTCCATACAGATAAAACCTGAAGTTTCAAATAAAGAAAATTCGAATAAAGAACAAAATTTGATAGCCTTGGTCGGGCCGACAGGCATAGGTAAAACAACCACCCTGGCAAAACTTGCCGCCTACTATATTTTGGCCGTTTCAAAACTTGAAGGACGGCCTCTTGATGTAAGGGTTATAACTATTGACCAATATAGAATCGGCGCTGCCTTTCAAATTAAAAAATATTGTGAGCACATGGGCATTCCCCTCATCATAGCGAATGACCCGGTCGATTTACATAAATATCTAGACCTGTATAAGGATTCTGCCGATATTATATGTATAGATACGACGGGGCGCAGTCCGACCGATCCTGAAAAGATACATGAGATGCAAAAATATTTTGATGAGATTGAGCCGGGAAGGATTGAAACCCATCTTGTAGTAAGTGCGGTAACTAAGGCTGCCGACATACACGAAATAATAAAACAATATTCCGTTTTTAATTTTTCGAGCCTTATAGTTACAAAACTTGATGAAACGGCTCATGTGGGCAGTATTATCAGTATTTTGGATGAATACAAGATTCCTGTCGCCTATATAACAGAAGGCCAAACAGTACCCAAAGATATAGCTAAGGCTTCTAAGATTATTTTTTTACGAAAGCTGAAAGGGTTCTCTTTGGATTATATCAATGATAATTTCGATGACGAAATTTCTATAGTATGGAGCTAA
- a CDS encoding MinD/ParA family protein, whose amino-acid sequence MTDQAEDLRKLMRSKNNSSSDKGFSELPPKRKTRIIAVTSGKGGVGKTNISTNMGIAYAKMGKNVIVIDADLGLANVNVMMNIIPKFNLYHVLKKQKKMSDIIIDTEYGIKFIAGASGFSKIANMEEAERSDFIKELYSLAEADIIIIDTSAGVSKNVLSFVAAADEVVIVTTSEPTAITDAYGIIKIIATEVENYDLNLKMVVNRVNSALEGKKIAERMIQIVAQFLNLKVEYLGFIYNDPIVEQAVLKQKPFFIYAPKSKAAGCLRHIVAKLEKTDYNRYSGFSGFIQKLFGRKWE is encoded by the coding sequence ATGACGGATCAGGCAGAAGATTTAAGGAAATTAATGAGGAGTAAGAACAATTCAAGCAGTGATAAAGGATTTTCTGAACTGCCTCCTAAAAGGAAGACGAGGATAATTGCCGTAACCAGCGGAAAAGGCGGTGTAGGAAAAACAAATATCTCTACAAATATGGGTATTGCCTATGCCAAGATGGGAAAAAATGTTATCGTAATTGATGCAGATCTCGGCCTTGCAAACGTAAATGTTATGATGAATATAATTCCGAAATTCAATCTTTACCATGTTCTAAAAAAACAAAAGAAGATGTCGGATATCATAATTGATACGGAATACGGAATAAAATTTATTGCAGGAGCTTCCGGTTTTTCAAAAATTGCAAACATGGAGGAAGCTGAGAGATCCGACTTTATTAAAGAATTATACTCTCTTGCAGAAGCGGACATAATAATAATAGATACAAGCGCAGGTGTTTCAAAAAACGTACTCAGTTTTGTTGCTGCTGCCGATGAAGTTGTAATCGTTACCACCTCGGAACCTACGGCCATAACAGATGCTTACGGAATTATAAAAATAATCGCTACCGAAGTGGAAAACTACGATTTAAACTTAAAAATGGTCGTAAACCGTGTAAATTCCGCCCTTGAAGGTAAAAAAATAGCAGAGCGTATGATTCAGATTGTTGCTCAATTTTTAAATTTAAAAGTTGAGTATTTGGGCTTTATTTATAATGATCCTATCGTTGAACAGGCTGTTTTAAAGCAAAAGCCCTTTTTTATATATGCTCCCAAGAGCAAAGCAGCCGGTTGTTTGCGCCACATAGTTGCAAAACTTGAAAAAACGGATTATAATAGATATTCGGGATTTTCCGGTTTTATACAAAAACTTTTTGGAAGGAAATGGGAATAA